A single Mytilus trossulus isolate FHL-02 chromosome 12, PNRI_Mtr1.1.1.hap1, whole genome shotgun sequence DNA region contains:
- the LOC134692541 gene encoding toll-like receptor 13 has product MANPLFRKSKEESLEYDAYVAYCDGDYKWVYGPLRLFLEERRNYKLLLLDRGDVLAGEHRLFALNNSIPKCKKIILVISKEFVNNDWAYYEATVGIEHFLGLQARIIVINLENITKTEIPQCVLQMMALDANDHIRKTDTLNENNIFWKCLDKAMER; this is encoded by the coding sequence ATGGCAAATCCACTTTTCCGGAAGTCAAAAGAAGAATCACTTGAATATGATGCATATGTAGCTTATTGCGATGGAGACTATAAATGGGTATATGGACCTTTGCGCTTATTTCTCGAAGAGAGACGGAATTACAAACTTCTTTTGTTAGATAGAGGAGATGTCCTTGCTGGAGAACATAGACTTTTTGCTTTAAACAATTCAATTCCAAAATGCAAAAAGATAATCTTAGTGATTTCAAAAGAATTTGTGAACAATGATTGGGCATACTATGAAGCTACTGTTGGAATTGAACATTTCCTGGGATTACAAGCAAGAATAATTGTTATAAACCTGgaaaatataaccaaaacagAAATACCGCAATGTGTTCTTCAAATGATGGCATTGGATGCCAATGACCACATTCGTAAAACAGacacattaaatgaaaataacattttctgGAAATGTTTGGATAAAGCCATGGAACGGTAG
- the LOC134692542 gene encoding uncharacterized protein LOC134692542 produces the protein MRVHVFGNSPSPSVANYCLRKAVCNHEGEEQCDNVCKYVKEHFYVDDGLLSSDSEKDIASLIKRTQERLMTGEWDDPLPEYLLNDWQVWKQSLKDLETLEIRRSFTETSLGDCSKCELHICSDASKDAIASVAYIRTFNDNGHSQLGFVLGKSKLAPNHGHTIPRLELCAAVLATELASFIQKTFEIPSSATYFYTDSQVVLGYLYNETRLFYVYVSNRVDRILKVSTKLQWNYVPTSYNPADHGTRPLEVNSLRQSEWLKVPNAFFESQNLSDSTLFEVIEPEVDKEVRSLVEVKKTFVKSSGLDISLFEHFSTWTSLVRGIAFLKRKASIWHKDATDGKNSKSCVTFMKESEELIIKEVQQDTYYNKIS, from the exons ATGCGAGTCCATGTGTTCGGAAACTCTCCGTCTCCATCAGTTGCAAATTATTGTTTACGAAAGGCGGTTTGTAATCATGAAGGAGAAGAACAGTGTGACAACGTATGTAAATATGTGAAAGAACACTTCTATGTTGATGATGGACTTCTTTCTAGTGACAGTGAAAAAGACATTGCTAGTCTTATAAAAAGAACACAGGAGAGACTAATGACGGGTG AATGGGATGATCCATTACCAGAATATTTGCTGAATGATTGGCAGGTCTGGAAACAATCCTTAAAGGACTTAGAAACATTAGAAATCCGAAGATCTTTCACTGAAACATCTTTAGGCGACTGTTCAAAATGTGAACTCCACATCTGTTCAGATGCATCCAAAGATGCTATAGCCTCAGTAGCTTACATTCGCACATTCAATGACAATGGACATTCTCAGTTGGGATTCGTATTAGGAAAATCAAAATTAGCACCTAACCATGGTCACACCATACCCAGACTTGAGTTGTGTGCAGCCGTTCTAGCAACAGAACTTGCGTCTTTCATTCAGAAGACTTTTGAGATACCTTCATCTGCCACATACTTTTATACAGACAGTCAAGTGGTCCTAGGTTATCTATATAATGAGACTAGGCTATTTTACGTGTATGTCAGCAATCGAGTTGACCGAATTCTGAAGGTTTCTACAAAATTGCAATGGAACTATGTGCCAACAAGCTACAATCCAGCAGATCATGGTACAAGACCATTGGAAGTTAACAGTCTAAGACAATCAGAATGGTTAAAAGTTCCAAACGCCTTTTTTGAGTCCCAGAATTTATCAGATAGCACACTGTTTGAAGTCATAGAACCAGAAGTCGACAAAGAAGTGAGATCATTAGTGGAAGTTAAAAAGACATTTGTTAAGTCATCGGGTCTAGACATAAgtttatttgaacatttttcaacATGGACAAGTCTTGTTAGAGGTATCGCATTTCTTAAACGAAAAGCTTCAATTTGGCACAAAGATGCGACTGATGGAAAGAACAGTAAGTCTTGCGTCACCTTTATGAAGGAGTCTGAGGAGTTGATTATAAAGGAGGTACAACAAGACACATACTATAATAAGATTAGCTGA